GATGAGATCAAACAGCGACTTCGCAATGTATGGTCGGGTTTCAATCCTGACAGCGAATTCAAAGAGGGCGATAACATTTTGTCCGAATTATTTAGGCTAAGACAGTCCTCGGAGGGAGGAGCACCATGAGCTGGGATTACTACGCATGGCTTGCAGCCAACTCAAACCAAAAGGAACAACTCAATCCACCGCAAGGGCTAGCTGCGGGTCATGTGGATGCATTATCGGTGTCGTTTTTTGGGGACAATACGAATAGGGAAATAACAAGGCAGACCTATATTCAGTTTGCAAGTCGGTCGTTCTCGTTTCCAGATTGTGTAAGAGATAGCGAACCTAACTTCGGGGATCTTGTCTCAGCCCGCTGGCTTGGCCTTCAAGTAGATTTTAAGCTGCTCACCCCCTGGTACTCTAAAGACGACCGCGTCTTTCACGTTCTCGACAACCCAGTGCGCAAGGACCGAGTGTTCGGCGTGCCGTTCATGAGCGCAGCGAGCTGGAAAGGGATGCTTCGCTGGGCCTGCCGCATGCAGGCTGGGTTACGAGAGCACCTGGAGAATGGAAAGCGGTTTGAGGATTGGCGTGATCCCGATTGGATTCTCCATCTTTTTGGGAACGAAAAAGGCGAGGAGGAAACCTTCCACCAAGGAGCGCTGGTCTTCTACCCGACATGGTTTGACAGGATCGGCTTTGAGGTTATCAATCCCCATAGCCGCGAGCGCCGCGCCGGCACCCAGCCCATCTATTACGAGGTCGTCCCAGGTCGAAAGCCCAGGCCCGACAACCCCGGCGAGCACGAGGAAGGTGGAAAAGGGAGCCTATACCTCCTCTATGCCCCTTGGCCGGGGATGAAACCGGCGGTCGATACCATAGACTTCCTGCCCAAGCTTCTGGAAGCCATTGAAACCTTGCTCACCACCTACGGCATCTCCGCCAAGCGCACCGTGGGTTGGGGAACAGCCCAAATCACAAAATGGAAGGCCTTCCGTAAAGGGCAAAAGACTGTCGAGCGTGATAGCAGGGAGCAGCTTTGGCAAACGATAAATGCCTGGTTTCAGGGGGGAGGCGCGCCATGACTACGTTTACGCCTGCGGATACGCTTCGCCAGCATCGCCCGGTGCTTCTGGCCTGTGAGGCCATTGGCTGGTTCCACATGGCCGGTAAAGCCCGCTTGGAATTTCTGCGGCAGCATGGCGGAGACCCGGTGAGATATGAGTACGAAAAGTGGCATGATGCGGAGCAGCCGCCTTTCCCGTGGGATAACCTTCTTGGGTGGGTTAAAGGGTGGCCCGGAAGCGCAATCCCCCAAAACGCCTGGCCCGGCAGCTTCAAGGAGTTCACGGAAAAGCACCGGGAGAGGAACCTGGGCATGCTGGGATTGCTCCAGGCCAGCCATGGTATCGTTTCCGGGATCGAGAAGAATGTCCCATCAGGAACTTCGGAATATCTCAACCAGTCCCTGCCGCACATGTGGCTCTCCTCCCCCTTTGGGAACCCTCAGCACAACCTGTTTGCCGATCCACCGGAGGTGCTCACCGAGCGCGGATGGAAACAGGTGGTGGGGGAAATCCTGCAGGTGCTGGAGGAATTAGGAAATCTGGCGACTCACAGTGCGGCGGATGTTAGGCATTGGGCTCACTGGCGCGAGCAGGCCATCGGTCCCCAGACCTATCTGCGCCAGGCGTTCCTTTCCACGGTTGCCGAGACCCGACTTCCCAACAACGACGTGACCTTGTGGGACCAATCGTATGTGGCGGCAGCACTTTTCAAAAGCGCTGTGGCAGGCGCTGTGCTCGACCAAAATTTTCCTTGGGGCGATGGAGCGATAAAGCAGAGGGTCCGCTGGCGTTTGCTCACGGTAGC
The sequence above is a segment of the Blastocatellia bacterium genome. Coding sequences within it:
- a CDS encoding RAMP superfamily CRISPR-associated protein; the protein is MSWDYYAWLAANSNQKEQLNPPQGLAAGHVDALSVSFFGDNTNREITRQTYIQFASRSFSFPDCVRDSEPNFGDLVSARWLGLQVDFKLLTPWYSKDDRVFHVLDNPVRKDRVFGVPFMSAASWKGMLRWACRMQAGLREHLENGKRFEDWRDPDWILHLFGNEKGEEETFHQGALVFYPTWFDRIGFEVINPHSRERRAGTQPIYYEVVPGRKPRPDNPGEHEEGGKGSLYLLYAPWPGMKPAVDTIDFLPKLLEAIETLLTTYGISAKRTVGWGTAQITKWKAFRKGQKTVERDSREQLWQTINAWFQGGGAP